The Bacillus carboniphilus DNA segment TGATATGATGGCTAGCTTATTATCACCACACACAATAGCAAAACTAAAAAGAATGAGATGGAAAAGTCCTACCTCACTAGGAAGTATGCATCAAGGCACCAGGCGTTCAAAGACAATTGGTTCTTCTCAAGAGTTCTCTGATTACCGAACATACGAGGCTGGGGACGATGTTAGGCAAATTGACTGGAATGTATATGCAAGGACAGAAAAAGTGTACATTAAACGTTTCTTAGATGAAAGAGAATTGACGATAACGATTCTGTTAGATAGCTCACTTTCGATGTGGGCCTATTTAAAAAAGTGGGAAAGAGCAAAGCAGCTTACAGGTGCACTTTCTGCTCTGTCACTTTATGCAGGGGACAGGCTAAGCCTCGTAATTTCAAATCATCGGATAGATCCACTTTTGTCTAAAAAGGGACCACACCAGGTTGCTAAATTTTTGGGTCAAATAGATAACATTGTTCAGGACGATACAGATAAGGAACCTTTCTCTACTAGAAATAAGGAAAGGTACTCTCCTCAATCTGATGTTACAATCATTATTTCTGATGGACTTGAACCCATTTCAAATATAGACGAAACACTTACTAGAATCCAAAGTCGAAGAACGCACGTCTATTATATTCAACTTCTACATGAAGAAGAGCTATCTCCACCATATACAGGTGATTTAAAGCTATTAGATATAGAGACGAGGAGCATCTCGGAGGTTAGTATGCAGAGGAAAGTAATTGCCCAATATAAAACTAGATTAGAAGAACACTTATCTGCTATTGAAAGTCTCTGTAGGAAAAAGGGAATCCCTTATATTCAAGTAAATACTCGTCAAGCAATAGAGGAAATACTATTTCAACAATTAAAACCATTGGGTTGGATCAATTGAGGTGATAAGATGGGATTTTTAACTCCATGGTTTTTTTCATTTTCAATATTTCTTATTGGATTCCTCCTACTCTATTTCTTTAGGAAGCAGTACCAGGAAATGGTTGTATCCCAAACCTTCCTTTGGGAGTCTGTTCGAAAAGAATGGGAGGCAACGAAGTGGTACCAAAAGCTTCAACATAATATCCTTTTTTGGTTGCAGCTACTCATTTTAATCCTAATGATTTTTGCCCTTACCCAGCCATTTTTATGGACTAAGGGTGTTCAGGGGGACCAACAAATAATTATTATTGATACGTCAGCATCTATGGCAGCCACAGAAGGAGAGAAGAACCGTCTAGAACTTGCTAAACAAGCATCAGAAGATCTATTGAAACGGTTTCATGGTCATGATGTTTCTTTTATAGAAGCTAGGAAAGACCCGATCCTGCACATTCAGAACGATAAAAATAGTGCCTTGGAAATTATTGAATCATTAGAACTTTCCTATCAAAAAACGGACTTAAACCAAGCACTCTCATTGGCTACTTCTCTTATAAAAGAAAATGGTTCAGCAAGCATTCATATATATACGGATCAATTCGCTAGTGATATGATTCACACCGATTGGGATGGTCCTATAATGATTCATAATCTTGGTCAAACCAATCAAAATGTATCTATTGAATCGTTTGGGGTTGCTAACTTCGATAGTAAAATACAAGGGCTTTCTTGGGTGACTTCAGAATCAGATACACCTGTAGAAGCTACATTAAGAGTCATGATTGGAGAGCAAGAAGTATGGGAAGGAATACAAACGGTCTCAAAAGAGCAACCAGCTTATTTCGTTATGGAGGATTTACCGCATTCGACTGTTTACAAAGCAACGATTGAAGTAGATGATGCCTACGAGCTTGACAATCAATTATTTTCCTTTTTGAATCAAACGAGTAGACCCAAAATAGTAGTGAATGCTTCCCTTCATCCATTTGTCAATCAAGCGTTAACTGTAATGGGTTATGAGGTAGTCACAACTAATTCTTTTACCTCTTCCGATGAATCTTCTATTTATATCGTTGAGAATTTGAAAGTAGAAGAATGGCCAGATGGTCCGATGATGGTTATTAATCCTGATCTCGGTTCCGATGTATCAGAATATGAGATAAATAATCCAATTGAACCATCCAAAGGCTTTGGACCTTTTCAATATACGGATATGGATCAAGTTTTTATCTCAAAGATTCAGGAAGTGAACTTAAGTGATTTCCGCCCGTTAACCTGGAGTGGTAATGCACCTATTTTTTTTGAAGGAGAACAAAATGGGAATCCTGTCATCCTGGTAAACTTTGATATTGCTCAAACTGATTGGCCACTACACACTAGTTTCCCAATTTTCTTGTATGAATCTATTCATTACTTAACGAAGGATTCTGAGATTTTAGGATATTTTACACCAGGAGAAGAACAGGATGTTTATCTCAGCGAAACTTACCAGGTCCTTTCAGAAGCCCAAAAAATTATAAAGACACACTCTCCTGAGTCACAAATTTTACAGGCCCCCAATAAACCAGGACTGTACTCTTTATACAACGGTGAAAATCAATATTGGTTTTCCGTCAACACAGAAGAAGGCGAAAATAAAATAGCGCCAGCACAATCTTTTTCAATTGGTGAAACTACTAATGAGGAAGAAAATATGCAAACAATTGGGTATCCTTTAGCCAATTGGCTTATTTTGATTGCCTTATTCATTCTAGTCGTAGAATGGGAGGTGTATCGACGTGGATCTTAACATTTCAAACCCATTATTTTTAGTGGCATTCATTCCTATAGCTGTCATTATTTTATTGACATTACGGAAA contains these protein-coding regions:
- a CDS encoding DUF58 domain-containing protein; translation: MMASLLSPHTIAKLKRMRWKSPTSLGSMHQGTRRSKTIGSSQEFSDYRTYEAGDDVRQIDWNVYARTEKVYIKRFLDERELTITILLDSSLSMWAYLKKWERAKQLTGALSALSLYAGDRLSLVISNHRIDPLLSKKGPHQVAKFLGQIDNIVQDDTDKEPFSTRNKERYSPQSDVTIIISDGLEPISNIDETLTRIQSRRTHVYYIQLLHEEELSPPYTGDLKLLDIETRSISEVSMQRKVIAQYKTRLEEHLSAIESLCRKKGIPYIQVNTRQAIEEILFQQLKPLGWIN
- a CDS encoding BatA and WFA domain-containing protein; its protein translation is MGFLTPWFFSFSIFLIGFLLLYFFRKQYQEMVVSQTFLWESVRKEWEATKWYQKLQHNILFWLQLLILILMIFALTQPFLWTKGVQGDQQIIIIDTSASMAATEGEKNRLELAKQASEDLLKRFHGHDVSFIEARKDPILHIQNDKNSALEIIESLELSYQKTDLNQALSLATSLIKENGSASIHIYTDQFASDMIHTDWDGPIMIHNLGQTNQNVSIESFGVANFDSKIQGLSWVTSESDTPVEATLRVMIGEQEVWEGIQTVSKEQPAYFVMEDLPHSTVYKATIEVDDAYELDNQLFSFLNQTSRPKIVVNASLHPFVNQALTVMGYEVVTTNSFTSSDESSIYIVENLKVEEWPDGPMMVINPDLGSDVSEYEINNPIEPSKGFGPFQYTDMDQVFISKIQEVNLSDFRPLTWSGNAPIFFEGEQNGNPVILVNFDIAQTDWPLHTSFPIFLYESIHYLTKDSEILGYFTPGEEQDVYLSETYQVLSEAQKIIKTHSPESQILQAPNKPGLYSLYNGENQYWFSVNTEEGENKIAPAQSFSIGETTNEEENMQTIGYPLANWLILIALFILVVEWEVYRRGS